The Oryzias melastigma strain HK-1 linkage group LG3, ASM292280v2, whole genome shotgun sequence genome contains a region encoding:
- the znf710b gene encoding zinc finger protein 710 isoform X3 produces MLHPFINGRVEANSLELSGISPGLVLRRSSVVYSFTSAHFRLPSLLPAPHNGDPPLTVPHPPILIFNHGQVATINRFWNQEEASRRLGRCEPKVMARLVDISTQTDPVVVLSLAQAAVLGLISQNEVFGATIAPNGFYTGEPKESPAPPVDGVDYEYADQLIGANGDYLGDNLEDNQMQPSCSQRRWQQGPPQHPDEKMILPNRHGLQGSDLPVASSHVKGEVVTSGMPSCIHMLNNMAPRGGLVQVDPAALRAANKNCAECEREATNQQQANPHVHPAPPQVAHRGPEQGHRGLQGQRPMGGHGRGGREGEEEVEHQTNAMMKPTQQEEAISSYFQTSEVGSYDSTEMGMGGEYEDSSQSMMWTDGSSGTQHQQPPHPQPPRRHGGRRVDRLDINIQIDESYCVDVGDGLKRWKCRMCDKSYTSKYNLVTHILGHNGIKPHACPHCGKLFKQPSHLQTHLLTHQGTRPHKCTVCKKGFTQTSHLKRHMLQHTDVKPYSCRFCRRGFAYPSELRAHEVKHERGRCHVCSQCGMEFPTYAHLKRHQTSHQGPHTFQCTECNKSFAYRSQLQNHLLKHQSPRPYTCSQCGLEFVQLHHLRQHSLTHKA; encoded by the exons ATGCTACATCCGTTCATTAATGGACGCGTGGAGGCTAATTCCCTTGAATTGAGTGGCATTTCGCCTGGACTTGTTTTGAGGAGGAGCTCGGTTGTTTATTCATTCACGTCAGCCCATTTTCGGTTGCCTTCCCTCCTTCCTGCTCCACACAACGGGGACCCTCCACTGACTGTCCCCCACCCCCCCATTTTAATATTCAACCACGGACAGGTCGCCACAATAAACCGCTTTTGGAATCAG GAGGAGGCGAGCCGGCGCCTGGGTAGATGTGAGCCCAAGGTAATGGCCAGGCTGGTGGACATAAGCACACAAACAGATCCTGTTGTCGTGCTGTCCTTAGCCCAGGCCGCCGTGCTAGGTCTCATCTCCCAGAATGAAGTTTTCGGAGCTACTATTGCACCTAACGGCTTCTACACCGGCGAACCCAAAGAGTCCCCTGCCCCCCCAGTAGACGGAGTTGACTACGAGTACGCTGACCAGCTAATTGGCGCTAACGGAGATTACTTGGGAGACAACTTAGAAGACAACCAGATGCAACCCAGCTGCAGCCAGAGGAGGTGGCAGCAAGGGCCACCCCAGCACCCCGACGAGAAAATGATCCTCCCCAATCGTCATGGTCTTCAAGGTAGTGATCTGCCAGTGGCCTCTTCCCACGTGAAAGGGGAAGTCGTGACCTCTGGGATGCCCTCCTGCATCCACATGCTGAACAATATGGCTCCAAGAGGTGGTTTAGTCCAAGTAGATCCAGCCGCTCTCAGAGCCGCCAACAAGAACTGTGCTGAGTGTGAACGGGAAGCAACTAACCAGCAGCAAGCTAATCCTCACGTCCACCCCGCTCCACCCCAGGTGGCCCACAGAGGGCCAGAGCAGGGCCACAGAGGGCTTCAGGGCCAGCGCCCCATGGGAGGCCACGGTCGAGGGGGCAGAGAGGGTGAAGAGGAGGTAGAACACCAGACGAACGCCATGATGAAGCCCACGCAACAAGAGGAAGCCATCAGCAGCTACTTCCAGACCAGTGAAGTGGGTAGCTATGATTCAACAGAAATGGGAATGGGTGGCGAGTACGAAGACAGCAGCCAGAGCATGATGTGGACGGATGGAAGCAGTGGAACGCAGCACCAGCAACCTCCACACCCCCAACCACCTCGTCGTCACGGCGGCCGCAGAGTAGACCGCCTGGATATCAACATCCAGATCGACGAGTCCTACTGTGTCGATGTGGGAGATGGTTTAAAACGCTGGAAGTGCCGGATGTGCGACAAGTCGTACACTTCCAAGTACAATCTCGTCACACACATCCTGGGCCACAACGGGATCAAACCTCACGCCTGTCCACACTGCGGGAAACTCTTCAAACAGCCCAGTCATCTTCAGACGCACCTGCTGACTCACCAAGGCACCCGGCCCCACAAGTGCACTGTCTGCAAGAAGGGCTTCACGCAGACCAGCCACCTGAAGCGGCACATGCTCCAACACACCGACGTCAAGCCCTACAGCTGCCGCTTCTGCCGCCGAGGCTTCGCCTATCCCAGCGAACTGCGAGCGCACGAGGTGAAGCACGAGCGCGGACGCTGCCACGTCTGCTCGCAGTGCGGCATGGAGTTCCCCACTTACGCTCACCTCAAGCGACACCAGACCAGCCACCAGGGCCCCCACACCTTTCAGTGCACCGAGTGCAACAAGTCCTTCGCCTACCGTAGCCAGCTGCAGAACCACCTTCTGAAGCACCAGAGCCCGAGGCCTTACACCTGCTCCCAGTGCGGCCTGGAATTTGTGCAGCTCCACCACTTGCGTCAGCATTCACTGACTCACAAG GCTTAA
- the znf710b gene encoding zinc finger protein 710 isoform X2, which translates to MRSLKHLKVHSRRSVEEASRRLGRCEPKVMARLVDISTQTDPVVVLSLAQAAVLGLISQNEVFGATIAPNGFYTGEPKESPAPPVDGVDYEYADQLIGANGDYLGDNLEDNQMQPSCSQRRWQQGPPQHPDEKMILPNRHGLQGSDLPVASSHVKGEVVTSGMPSCIHMLNNMAPRGGLVQVDPAALRAANKNCAECEREATNQQQANPHVHPAPPQVAHRGPEQGHRGLQGQRPMGGHGRGGREGEEEVEHQTNAMMKPTQQEEAISSYFQTSEVGSYDSTEMGMGGEYEDSSQSMMWTDGSSGTQHQQPPHPQPPRRHGGRRVDRLDINIQIDESYCVDVGDGLKRWKCRMCDKSYTSKYNLVTHILGHNGIKPHACPHCGKLFKQPSHLQTHLLTHQGTRPHKCTVCKKGFTQTSHLKRHMLQHTDVKPYSCRFCRRGFAYPSELRAHEVKHERGRCHVCSQCGMEFPTYAHLKRHQTSHQGPHTFQCTECNKSFAYRSQLQNHLLKHQSPRPYTCSQCGLEFVQLHHLRQHSLTHKGMKGHKCDVCSREFTLSANLKRHMLIHNSVRPFQCHVCFKSFIQKQTLKTHMIVHLPVKPFKCKVCGKSFNRMYNLLGHMHLHAGSKPFKCPYCTSKFNLKGNLSRHMKVKHGMDVSPEGQAEVLPEMETQGDYENQNFSFTSPDTMDNSGSQNLTKLTTANMEDMEEYYNFGKDTGSYTTP; encoded by the exons aTGAGATCCTTAAAGCACCTGAAGGTTCATAGCAGGAGGAGCGTG GAGGAGGCGAGCCGGCGCCTGGGTAGATGTGAGCCCAAGGTAATGGCCAGGCTGGTGGACATAAGCACACAAACAGATCCTGTTGTCGTGCTGTCCTTAGCCCAGGCCGCCGTGCTAGGTCTCATCTCCCAGAATGAAGTTTTCGGAGCTACTATTGCACCTAACGGCTTCTACACCGGCGAACCCAAAGAGTCCCCTGCCCCCCCAGTAGACGGAGTTGACTACGAGTACGCTGACCAGCTAATTGGCGCTAACGGAGATTACTTGGGAGACAACTTAGAAGACAACCAGATGCAACCCAGCTGCAGCCAGAGGAGGTGGCAGCAAGGGCCACCCCAGCACCCCGACGAGAAAATGATCCTCCCCAATCGTCATGGTCTTCAAGGTAGTGATCTGCCAGTGGCCTCTTCCCACGTGAAAGGGGAAGTCGTGACCTCTGGGATGCCCTCCTGCATCCACATGCTGAACAATATGGCTCCAAGAGGTGGTTTAGTCCAAGTAGATCCAGCCGCTCTCAGAGCCGCCAACAAGAACTGTGCTGAGTGTGAACGGGAAGCAACTAACCAGCAGCAAGCTAATCCTCACGTCCACCCCGCTCCACCCCAGGTGGCCCACAGAGGGCCAGAGCAGGGCCACAGAGGGCTTCAGGGCCAGCGCCCCATGGGAGGCCACGGTCGAGGGGGCAGAGAGGGTGAAGAGGAGGTAGAACACCAGACGAACGCCATGATGAAGCCCACGCAACAAGAGGAAGCCATCAGCAGCTACTTCCAGACCAGTGAAGTGGGTAGCTATGATTCAACAGAAATGGGAATGGGTGGCGAGTACGAAGACAGCAGCCAGAGCATGATGTGGACGGATGGAAGCAGTGGAACGCAGCACCAGCAACCTCCACACCCCCAACCACCTCGTCGTCACGGCGGCCGCAGAGTAGACCGCCTGGATATCAACATCCAGATCGACGAGTCCTACTGTGTCGATGTGGGAGATGGTTTAAAACGCTGGAAGTGCCGGATGTGCGACAAGTCGTACACTTCCAAGTACAATCTCGTCACACACATCCTGGGCCACAACGGGATCAAACCTCACGCCTGTCCACACTGCGGGAAACTCTTCAAACAGCCCAGTCATCTTCAGACGCACCTGCTGACTCACCAAGGCACCCGGCCCCACAAGTGCACTGTCTGCAAGAAGGGCTTCACGCAGACCAGCCACCTGAAGCGGCACATGCTCCAACACACCGACGTCAAGCCCTACAGCTGCCGCTTCTGCCGCCGAGGCTTCGCCTATCCCAGCGAACTGCGAGCGCACGAGGTGAAGCACGAGCGCGGACGCTGCCACGTCTGCTCGCAGTGCGGCATGGAGTTCCCCACTTACGCTCACCTCAAGCGACACCAGACCAGCCACCAGGGCCCCCACACCTTTCAGTGCACCGAGTGCAACAAGTCCTTCGCCTACCGTAGCCAGCTGCAGAACCACCTTCTGAAGCACCAGAGCCCGAGGCCTTACACCTGCTCCCAGTGCGGCCTGGAATTTGTGCAGCTCCACCACTTGCGTCAGCATTCACTGACTCACAAG GGGATGAAAGGCCACAAGTGTGACGTGTGTTCTCGAGAATTCACGCTGTCTGCCAACCTGAAGAGGCACATGCTGATTCACAACAGCGTCAGACCCTTCCAGTGTCACGTCTGCTTCAAGAGCTTCATCCAGAAGCAGACCCTGAAGACCCACATGATCGTTCACTTACCCGTGAAACCGTTCAAATGCAAG GTATGTGGCAAGTCTTTCAACAGAATGTACAACCTGCTGGGCCACATGCACCTCCATGCTGGCAGTAAGCCCTTTAAGTGCCCATACTGCACCAGCAAGTTCAACCTGAAGGGGAACCTCAGCAGACATATGAAGGTGAAGCATGGAATGGACGTCTCACCAGAGGGCCAAG
- the znf710b gene encoding zinc finger protein 710 isoform X1 has product MLHPFINGRVEANSLELSGISPGLVLRRSSVVYSFTSAHFRLPSLLPAPHNGDPPLTVPHPPILIFNHGQVATINRFWNQEEASRRLGRCEPKVMARLVDISTQTDPVVVLSLAQAAVLGLISQNEVFGATIAPNGFYTGEPKESPAPPVDGVDYEYADQLIGANGDYLGDNLEDNQMQPSCSQRRWQQGPPQHPDEKMILPNRHGLQGSDLPVASSHVKGEVVTSGMPSCIHMLNNMAPRGGLVQVDPAALRAANKNCAECEREATNQQQANPHVHPAPPQVAHRGPEQGHRGLQGQRPMGGHGRGGREGEEEVEHQTNAMMKPTQQEEAISSYFQTSEVGSYDSTEMGMGGEYEDSSQSMMWTDGSSGTQHQQPPHPQPPRRHGGRRVDRLDINIQIDESYCVDVGDGLKRWKCRMCDKSYTSKYNLVTHILGHNGIKPHACPHCGKLFKQPSHLQTHLLTHQGTRPHKCTVCKKGFTQTSHLKRHMLQHTDVKPYSCRFCRRGFAYPSELRAHEVKHERGRCHVCSQCGMEFPTYAHLKRHQTSHQGPHTFQCTECNKSFAYRSQLQNHLLKHQSPRPYTCSQCGLEFVQLHHLRQHSLTHKGMKGHKCDVCSREFTLSANLKRHMLIHNSVRPFQCHVCFKSFIQKQTLKTHMIVHLPVKPFKCKVCGKSFNRMYNLLGHMHLHAGSKPFKCPYCTSKFNLKGNLSRHMKVKHGMDVSPEGQAEVLPEMETQGDYENQNFSFTSPDTMDNSGSQNLTKLTTANMEDMEEYYNFGKDTGSYTTP; this is encoded by the exons ATGCTACATCCGTTCATTAATGGACGCGTGGAGGCTAATTCCCTTGAATTGAGTGGCATTTCGCCTGGACTTGTTTTGAGGAGGAGCTCGGTTGTTTATTCATTCACGTCAGCCCATTTTCGGTTGCCTTCCCTCCTTCCTGCTCCACACAACGGGGACCCTCCACTGACTGTCCCCCACCCCCCCATTTTAATATTCAACCACGGACAGGTCGCCACAATAAACCGCTTTTGGAATCAG GAGGAGGCGAGCCGGCGCCTGGGTAGATGTGAGCCCAAGGTAATGGCCAGGCTGGTGGACATAAGCACACAAACAGATCCTGTTGTCGTGCTGTCCTTAGCCCAGGCCGCCGTGCTAGGTCTCATCTCCCAGAATGAAGTTTTCGGAGCTACTATTGCACCTAACGGCTTCTACACCGGCGAACCCAAAGAGTCCCCTGCCCCCCCAGTAGACGGAGTTGACTACGAGTACGCTGACCAGCTAATTGGCGCTAACGGAGATTACTTGGGAGACAACTTAGAAGACAACCAGATGCAACCCAGCTGCAGCCAGAGGAGGTGGCAGCAAGGGCCACCCCAGCACCCCGACGAGAAAATGATCCTCCCCAATCGTCATGGTCTTCAAGGTAGTGATCTGCCAGTGGCCTCTTCCCACGTGAAAGGGGAAGTCGTGACCTCTGGGATGCCCTCCTGCATCCACATGCTGAACAATATGGCTCCAAGAGGTGGTTTAGTCCAAGTAGATCCAGCCGCTCTCAGAGCCGCCAACAAGAACTGTGCTGAGTGTGAACGGGAAGCAACTAACCAGCAGCAAGCTAATCCTCACGTCCACCCCGCTCCACCCCAGGTGGCCCACAGAGGGCCAGAGCAGGGCCACAGAGGGCTTCAGGGCCAGCGCCCCATGGGAGGCCACGGTCGAGGGGGCAGAGAGGGTGAAGAGGAGGTAGAACACCAGACGAACGCCATGATGAAGCCCACGCAACAAGAGGAAGCCATCAGCAGCTACTTCCAGACCAGTGAAGTGGGTAGCTATGATTCAACAGAAATGGGAATGGGTGGCGAGTACGAAGACAGCAGCCAGAGCATGATGTGGACGGATGGAAGCAGTGGAACGCAGCACCAGCAACCTCCACACCCCCAACCACCTCGTCGTCACGGCGGCCGCAGAGTAGACCGCCTGGATATCAACATCCAGATCGACGAGTCCTACTGTGTCGATGTGGGAGATGGTTTAAAACGCTGGAAGTGCCGGATGTGCGACAAGTCGTACACTTCCAAGTACAATCTCGTCACACACATCCTGGGCCACAACGGGATCAAACCTCACGCCTGTCCACACTGCGGGAAACTCTTCAAACAGCCCAGTCATCTTCAGACGCACCTGCTGACTCACCAAGGCACCCGGCCCCACAAGTGCACTGTCTGCAAGAAGGGCTTCACGCAGACCAGCCACCTGAAGCGGCACATGCTCCAACACACCGACGTCAAGCCCTACAGCTGCCGCTTCTGCCGCCGAGGCTTCGCCTATCCCAGCGAACTGCGAGCGCACGAGGTGAAGCACGAGCGCGGACGCTGCCACGTCTGCTCGCAGTGCGGCATGGAGTTCCCCACTTACGCTCACCTCAAGCGACACCAGACCAGCCACCAGGGCCCCCACACCTTTCAGTGCACCGAGTGCAACAAGTCCTTCGCCTACCGTAGCCAGCTGCAGAACCACCTTCTGAAGCACCAGAGCCCGAGGCCTTACACCTGCTCCCAGTGCGGCCTGGAATTTGTGCAGCTCCACCACTTGCGTCAGCATTCACTGACTCACAAG GGGATGAAAGGCCACAAGTGTGACGTGTGTTCTCGAGAATTCACGCTGTCTGCCAACCTGAAGAGGCACATGCTGATTCACAACAGCGTCAGACCCTTCCAGTGTCACGTCTGCTTCAAGAGCTTCATCCAGAAGCAGACCCTGAAGACCCACATGATCGTTCACTTACCCGTGAAACCGTTCAAATGCAAG GTATGTGGCAAGTCTTTCAACAGAATGTACAACCTGCTGGGCCACATGCACCTCCATGCTGGCAGTAAGCCCTTTAAGTGCCCATACTGCACCAGCAAGTTCAACCTGAAGGGGAACCTCAGCAGACATATGAAGGTGAAGCATGGAATGGACGTCTCACCAGAGGGCCAAG